In one Mycoplasmopsis canis PG 14 genomic region, the following are encoded:
- the pth gene encoding aminoacyl-tRNA hydrolase → MKLIVGLGNPGNEYKFTRHNAGFLVIDRICKKLNITLNKSKFNGEYAKVDELIVAKPLTYMNLSGNFIQQLSEFFKIDSSDILVIHDEKDIDLGKASIKVGGSAGSHNGIKSIVTQLGNKQDFKRMKIGIKKAFNGELKDFVLGKFTEEEILIIDKVIEKAADAAILYGFNDIYTVMNKFNTKKDLSE, encoded by the coding sequence ATGAAATTAATAGTAGGATTAGGTAACCCTGGTAATGAATATAAATTTACTAGACACAATGCTGGTTTTTTGGTAATTGATAGAATCTGTAAAAAATTAAACATTACATTAAATAAATCTAAATTTAACGGAGAATATGCAAAAGTTGATGAATTAATAGTTGCAAAGCCACTAACTTATATGAACCTTTCAGGAAATTTTATCCAACAGTTATCTGAATTCTTTAAAATAGATAGTAGTGATATTTTGGTTATACATGATGAAAAAGATATTGACTTAGGTAAGGCATCAATAAAAGTTGGTGGTTCTGCGGGGAGTCATAATGGTATTAAAAGTATAGTAACACAATTAGGAAATAAACAAGATTTTAAAAGAATGAAAATAGGCATAAAAAAAGCCTTTAACGGAGAGTTAAAAGATTTTGTTTTAGGAAAATTTACTGAGGAAGAAATTTTAATCATAGATAAGGTTATCGAGAAGGCGGCCGATGCAGCAATTTTATATGGCTTTAATGATATTTATACTGTAATGAATAAATTTAATACAAAGAAAGATTTAAGTGAATAA